In the Dama dama isolate Ldn47 chromosome 13, ASM3311817v1, whole genome shotgun sequence genome, one interval contains:
- the ALPK3 gene encoding alpha-protein kinase 3 isoform X2 — protein sequence MGSRRAPGRGWGSGGRSEAGGDGEDDGPVWIPSPASRSYLLSVRPETRSTFCSIIAQLTEETQPLFETTLKSRAVSEDSDVRFTCIVTGYPEPEVTWYKDDTELDRYCGLPKYEIMHQGNRHTLQLYRCREEDAAIYQASARNAKGIVSCSGVLEVGTMTEYKIHQRWFAKLKRKAAAKMREIEQSWKHGKEAVGEADALRKLSPDRFQRKRRLSGAEVPVPLAPAREVEDGPLVAWQEGETEPGQHPGLGLINSFASGEVTTNGEAAPENGEDGEHGLLTYICEAMELGPQRAPKKESGAKKKKKDVEPKQGVRKPEVEKAAQSHRASENRFPSSDKPDSRGTQGPLNMEQVQTRPRGRAARGPGSPGADGTRKPASGAGTPVQAQKTQVPAPVPGPEPEVYFSLKDMYLESTRADQPQVETEAQTSRGRTPGERPSCRESSKAGGERGSTAPSQPVPTAPQPTGPFNRKRFAPPKLKGEPTASSKPDSSPSQDPEPVAQSSGKTPSQASAQAPTPPARRRHSTRDSPLQGRAGPSTPGKVQESQATMAPASASSSSDPVSADHSTSRSQGIIEPMNAETQEDRKMSPDQKTGGKKNTEVDRKMQVDGRMQGDQTEASQRTQADRMTQVDVVMQGRERSESDRNSQEDVMAQGRVGTQAEERTQEDRWVQQDKGTQSEGSTPLTTKGRSEKASMTSLSPHSRAPKRPPSENPRSPQVIEGFGQSQEEFSVPDKLGCILTSDQTPGPASGNQEEAVLGPLVGGLASKAQLPPKGRSEQVGGERSGGPEWSAPGRDKPREGLFQGPREEELGRAPPAALGGRPPGGLGPEGRPLPSPPEAGLARHSQEGLPSTPASQPRSAAAFPPSEDKTLLSSAPSLHLGPGPSSQSHPPETVAANSEGACAKVPDADERTSGPRTCDPGLIDSLKNYLLLLLKLSSSETSGGGPESQGEAATGGPAPLPTLAPTIEVAGLSPRTSRRILERVENNHLVQSAQTLLLSPCTSRRLTGLLDREVEAGRQALAAARRPGPSPLSVPAIVVGEEEGPGLASGGSSEGEGEFPLEGPVLLEASRESSMGGLLREEGGGQAAPGQGLLSAESRTQEPSPEEEAPGETLPAATPEELALGARRKRFLPKVKAAGDGEAAKPEERESPSVSPRGPRKALAPGSPGTPGRERRSPTQGRKAGMLEVPREEEELATGDPGPSPKASSLDAELAMEEGNQDAPAKSRKAKDLLKAPQVIRKIRVEQFPDASGSLKLWCQFFNILSDSVLTWAKDQRPVGEVGRSAGDEGPAALAIVQASPVDCGVYRCTIHNEHGSASTDFCLSPEVLSGFISREEGQVGEEIEMTPMVFAKGLADSGCWGDKLFGRLVSEELRGGGHGCSLRKASQAKVIYGLEPIFESGRTCIIKVSSLLVFGPSSETSLLGRNYDVTIQGCKIQNMSREYCKIFAAEARAAPGFGEVPEIIPLYLIYRPANNIPYATLEEDLGQPLESYCSRDWGCAAAPAAPSSSEAVWKCQTFQHWLYLWTNGSFLVTDLAGVNWKMTDVQIATKLRGYQGLKESCFPALLDQFASSHQCNTFCEMLGLKPLKGPEATHPQAKAKGSKSPSAGRKGPQLSPQPQKKGPPSPQGTRKSASGSKATPQASEVVTTQLLGQPPTQEGGSKTQSMR from the exons GGTACCCAGAGCCAGAGGTGACCTGGTACAAGGATGACACAGAGCTGGACCGCTACTGTGGCTTGCCCAAGTATGAGATCATGCATCAGGGCAACCGTCACACCCTGCAGCTCTACAG GTGTCGAGAGGAAGATGCCGCCATCTACCAGGCCTCTGCCCGGAATGCCAAGGGCATTGTGTCCTGCTCAGGGGTCTTGGAGGTGGGCACCATGACTGAATACAAGATCCACCAGCGCTGGTTTGCAAAGCTGAAGCGCAAGGCTGCAGCAAAGATGCGGGAAATCGAGCAGAGCTGGAAGCATGGGAAGGAGGCTGTGGGCGAGGCTGATGCCCTGCGCAAACTCAGCCCTGACCGCTTCCAGCGAAAGCGGCGGCTGAGTGGGGCCGAGGTGCCTGTCCCCTTGGCCCCTGCCCGGGAAGTTGAGGACGGACCCCTGGTGGCTTGGCAGGAGGGAGAGACCGAGCCTGGTCAGCACCCAGGTTTGGGCCTGATCAACAGTTTTGCTTCTGGAGAGGTGACTACCAATGGGGAGGCTGCCCCTGAGAATGGGGAGGATGGAGAGCATGGCCTGTTGACTTACATCTGTGAGGCCATGGAGCTGGGGCCTCAGAGAGCTCCCAAAAAGGAGTCTGGggccaagaaaaagaagaaagacgtGGAACCTAAGCAAGGAGTGCGGAAGCCAGAGGTGGAGAAGGCAGCTCAAAGCCATCGTGCCTCGGAAAACCGTTTCCCCAGTTCAGACAAGCCTGACTCCCGTGGGACACAGGGGCCCCTGAACATGGAGCAGGTTCAGACCCGGCCCAGAGGCAGGGCTGCCCGGGGGCctggatcccctggagcagatgGCACCAGGAAGCCAGCCTCTGGTGCAGGCACTCCAGTCCAGGCCCAGAAGACCCAGGTCCCAGCCCCTGTCCCAGGCCCAGAGCCGGAAGTGTATTTCTCCCTGAAGGACATGTACCTGGAGAGCACCCGAGCAGATCAGCCCCAGGTGGAGACAGAGGCCCAGACCTCTCGGGGCAGGACACCTGGAGAGAGGCCCTCATGTCGGGAATCCAGCAAAGCTGGAGGTGAGAGGGGGTCTACTGCTCCCAGCCAGCCTGTGCCCACAGCCCCCCAGCCAACTGGGCCCTTCAACAGGAAGAGGTTTGCCCCTCCGAAGCTCAAAGGAGAGCCCACCGCCAGCAGCAAGCCTGATTCCTCCCCGAGTCAAGATCCGGAACCCGTGGCTCAGAGCTCGGGGAAGACTCCATCCCAGGCCTCTGCCCAAGCGCCCACACCCCCTGCGCGTCGGAGACACAGCACCCGGGACAGCCCCCTGCAGGGCCGAGCAGGCCCCAGCACTCCAGGCAAG GTCCAGGAGTCCCAGGCAACCATGGCTCCTGCATCGGCCAGCAGCAGCTCCGATCCAGTCTCTGCTGATCACAGCACCTCTAGAAGTCAGGGCATCATTGAGCCCATGAATGCAGAAACCCAGGAGGACAGGAAAATGTCTCCTGACCAGAAAACAGGAGGCAAAAAGAATACGGAGGTGGACAGGAAGATGCAAGTGGACGGGAGGATGCAGGGAGACCAAACAGAAGCCTCCCAGCGGACACAAGCAGATAGGATGACACAAGTGGATGTTGTGATGCAAGGAAGGGAGAggtcagagtcagacaggaattcCCAGGAGGATGTGATGGCACAAGGAAGGGTGGGGACGCAGGCAGAAGAAAGGACCCAGGAAGACAGATGGGTGCAGCAAGACAAGGGGACACAATCAGAGGGGAGCACTCCCTTGACCACAAAAGGTCGCTCAGAGAAGGCGTCCATGACCAGTCTCAGCCCACACTCCAGAGCCCCCAAACGCCCACCTTCGGAGAATCCTAGGTCTCCTCAGGTTATTGAAGGTTTTGGACAGAGCCAGGAAGAGTTCTCTGTCCCAGACAAACTGGGTTGTATCCTCACATCTGACCAGACACCAGGACCAGCCTCTGGGAACCAGGAGGAAGCTGTGCTGGGTCCCCTGGTGGGGGGCCTCGCTTCCAAGGCACAACTGCCTCCTAAGGGCCGTTCGGAGCAGGTGGGAGGAGAGCGCTCTGGAGGGCCGGAGTGGTCCGCTCCAGGGAGGGACAAACCAAGGGAGGGCCTGTTCCAGGGTCCGAGGGAGGAAGAGCTGGGAAGAGCACCACCTGCAGCTCTGGGTGGCCGTCCTCCAGGGGGTTTAGGCCCCGAGGGGCGccccctgccctctcctcctgAGGCTGGCCTGGCTCGTCATTCCCAGGAGGGTCTGCCCAGCACCCCAGCTTCTCAGCCCAGGAGTGCAGCTGCCTTCCCGCCCTCTGAGGACAAGACCTTGCTGAGCTCTGCCCCCTCACTGCACCTGGGGCCAGGGCCATCCAGCCAGAGTCACCCTCCAGAAACCGTGGCGGCAAACAGTGAGGGGGCCTGTGCCAAGGTGCCAGATGCAGACGAGAGGACTTCAGGTCCCCGGACCTGTGACCCTGGCCTCATAGACTCCCTGAAGAACTACTTGCTTCTGCTGCTAAAGCTGTCCAGCTCAGAAACAAGTGGAGGGGGCCCGGAGTCTCAGGGGGAAGCTGCCACTGGGGGTCCGGCacccctgcccaccctggcccccaCCATAGAAGTGGCCGGACTGAGTCCCCGAACGTCACGGCGCATCCTGGAGCGCGTGGAGAACAACCACCTGGTGCAGAGTGCACAGACCCTCCTGCTGAGTCCCTGCACCTCCCGCCGCCTCACTGGCCTCCTGGACCGTGAGGTGGAGGCTGGCCGGCAGGCCCTGGCTGCTGCCCGGCGCCCAGGCCCCAGCCCTCTCTCGGTCCCCGCCATCGTGGTTGGTGAGGAGGAGGGCCCTGGGCTGGCCTCAGGAGGATCCAGCGAGGGTGAGGGAGAGTTTCCCCTTGAGGGGCCTGTCCTCCTGGAGGCCTCCCGGGAAAGCAGCATGGGTGGGCTGCTTAGGGAGGAGGGTGGTGGGCAGGCAGCCCCCGGGCAGGGCCTGCTGTCAGCAGAGAGCAGAACCCAGGAGCCCTCCCCAGAGGAGGAGGCCCCGGGGGAGACGCTCCCCGCAGCGACGCCTGAGGAGCTGGCTCTGGGGGCCCGGAGGAAGAGATTTCTCCCCAAGGTAAAAGCCGCGGGAGACGGAGAGGCCGCCAAGCCCGAAGAAAGGGAGAGCCCCTCGGTCTCCCCCAGGGGGCCCAGGAAGGCCCTTGCACCTGGGTCCCCAGGGACTCCTGGGCGGGAAAGACGCTCCCCGACTCAAGGCAGAAAGGCAGGCATGCTGGAGGTGCCACGGGAAGAGGAGGAGTTGGCAACAGGAGACCCAGGCCCCAGCCCCAAAGCCAGCAGTCTAGATGCCGAGCTGGCCATGGAGGAAGGCAATCAGGATGCTCCGGCCAAGTCCAGGAAGGCCAAAGACCTGCTGAAAG CCCCACAGGTGATTCGGAAGATTCGGGTGGAGCAGTTTCCTGATGCCTCGGGCAGCCTGAAGCTCTGGTGCCAGTTCTTCAACATTCTTAGTGACTCCGTCCTGACGTGGGCCAAGGACCAGCGCCCAGTGGGCGAGGTGGGCAGGAG TGCCGGGGATGAGGGGCCCGCGGCCCTGGCCATCGTGCAGGCGTCCCCTGTGGACTGTGGCGTGTATCGATGCACCATCCACAACGAGCATGGCTCAGCCTCCACCGACTTCTGCCTCAGCCCTGAGG TGCTATCAGGATTCATCTCCAGAGAAGAAGGTCAAG TTGGAGAAGAGATTGAGATGACCCCCATGGTGTTCGCTAAGGGTCTGGCTGACTCTGGCTGCTGGGGGGACAAGCTCTTTGGCCGCCTGGTGAGCGAGGAACTTCGAGGGGGTGGACACGGTTGCAGCCTGAGGAAGGCCTCCCAGGCCAAGGTCATCTACGGGCTGGAACCCATCTTCGAGTCAGGCCGCACGTGCATCATCAAGGTGTCCAGCCTGCTTGTGTTCGGGCCCAGCAGCGAGACATCTCTCCTGGGCAGAAACTATGATGTCACCATCCAG GGGTGCAAGATCCAGAACATGAGCCGAGAGTACTGCAAAATCTTTGCGGCTGAAGCCCGGGCTGCTCCTGGCTTTGGAGAGGTGCCTGA GATCATCCCACTGTATCTGATCTATCGGCCTGCCAACAACATCCCCTATgccaccctggaggaggacctgggCCAGCCCCTAGAGTCCTACTGCTCCCGAGACTGGGGCTGTGCTGCGGCTCCTGCAGCGCCTAGCAGCTCTGAGGCCGTGTGGAAATGCCAGACCTTCCAGCACTGGCTCTATCTGTGGACGAACGGCAGCTTCCTTGTCACAGACCTGGCAG GGGTTAACTGGAAAATGACCGATGTGCAGATTGCTACCAAACTGCGAGG GTACCAAGGTCTCAAGGAGAGCTGTTTCCCCGCCCTGCTGGACCAGTTCGCCTCCTCCCACCAGTGCAACACCTTCTGTGAGATGCTGGGGCTAAAACCCCTCAAAGGCCCAGAGGCCACCCACCCTCAAGCCAAGGCCAAAGGCTCCAAGAGTCCATCTGCTGGCAGGAAGGGCCCCCAGCTGAGTCCTCAGCCCCAGAAGAAAGGCCCCCCAAGTCCCCAGGGCACCCGGAAGAGTGCCTCGGGCTCCAAAGCCACCCCTCAGGCCTCAGAGGTGGTCACCACCCAGTTATTGGGACAGCCTCCTACCCAAGAGGGGGGCTCCAAGACCCAGAGCATGCGGTAG
- the ALPK3 gene encoding alpha-protein kinase 3 isoform X1, which translates to MGSRRAPGRGWGSGGRSEAGGDGEDDGPVWIPSPASRSYLLSVRPETSLSSNRLSHPSSGRSTFCSIIAQLTEETQPLFETTLKSRAVSEDSDVRFTCIVTGYPEPEVTWYKDDTELDRYCGLPKYEIMHQGNRHTLQLYRCREEDAAIYQASARNAKGIVSCSGVLEVGTMTEYKIHQRWFAKLKRKAAAKMREIEQSWKHGKEAVGEADALRKLSPDRFQRKRRLSGAEVPVPLAPAREVEDGPLVAWQEGETEPGQHPGLGLINSFASGEVTTNGEAAPENGEDGEHGLLTYICEAMELGPQRAPKKESGAKKKKKDVEPKQGVRKPEVEKAAQSHRASENRFPSSDKPDSRGTQGPLNMEQVQTRPRGRAARGPGSPGADGTRKPASGAGTPVQAQKTQVPAPVPGPEPEVYFSLKDMYLESTRADQPQVETEAQTSRGRTPGERPSCRESSKAGGERGSTAPSQPVPTAPQPTGPFNRKRFAPPKLKGEPTASSKPDSSPSQDPEPVAQSSGKTPSQASAQAPTPPARRRHSTRDSPLQGRAGPSTPGKVQESQATMAPASASSSSDPVSADHSTSRSQGIIEPMNAETQEDRKMSPDQKTGGKKNTEVDRKMQVDGRMQGDQTEASQRTQADRMTQVDVVMQGRERSESDRNSQEDVMAQGRVGTQAEERTQEDRWVQQDKGTQSEGSTPLTTKGRSEKASMTSLSPHSRAPKRPPSENPRSPQVIEGFGQSQEEFSVPDKLGCILTSDQTPGPASGNQEEAVLGPLVGGLASKAQLPPKGRSEQVGGERSGGPEWSAPGRDKPREGLFQGPREEELGRAPPAALGGRPPGGLGPEGRPLPSPPEAGLARHSQEGLPSTPASQPRSAAAFPPSEDKTLLSSAPSLHLGPGPSSQSHPPETVAANSEGACAKVPDADERTSGPRTCDPGLIDSLKNYLLLLLKLSSSETSGGGPESQGEAATGGPAPLPTLAPTIEVAGLSPRTSRRILERVENNHLVQSAQTLLLSPCTSRRLTGLLDREVEAGRQALAAARRPGPSPLSVPAIVVGEEEGPGLASGGSSEGEGEFPLEGPVLLEASRESSMGGLLREEGGGQAAPGQGLLSAESRTQEPSPEEEAPGETLPAATPEELALGARRKRFLPKVKAAGDGEAAKPEERESPSVSPRGPRKALAPGSPGTPGRERRSPTQGRKAGMLEVPREEEELATGDPGPSPKASSLDAELAMEEGNQDAPAKSRKAKDLLKAPQVIRKIRVEQFPDASGSLKLWCQFFNILSDSVLTWAKDQRPVGEVGRSAGDEGPAALAIVQASPVDCGVYRCTIHNEHGSASTDFCLSPEVLSGFISREEGQVGEEIEMTPMVFAKGLADSGCWGDKLFGRLVSEELRGGGHGCSLRKASQAKVIYGLEPIFESGRTCIIKVSSLLVFGPSSETSLLGRNYDVTIQGCKIQNMSREYCKIFAAEARAAPGFGEVPEIIPLYLIYRPANNIPYATLEEDLGQPLESYCSRDWGCAAAPAAPSSSEAVWKCQTFQHWLYLWTNGSFLVTDLAGVNWKMTDVQIATKLRGYQGLKESCFPALLDQFASSHQCNTFCEMLGLKPLKGPEATHPQAKAKGSKSPSAGRKGPQLSPQPQKKGPPSPQGTRKSASGSKATPQASEVVTTQLLGQPPTQEGGSKTQSMR; encoded by the exons GGTACCCAGAGCCAGAGGTGACCTGGTACAAGGATGACACAGAGCTGGACCGCTACTGTGGCTTGCCCAAGTATGAGATCATGCATCAGGGCAACCGTCACACCCTGCAGCTCTACAG GTGTCGAGAGGAAGATGCCGCCATCTACCAGGCCTCTGCCCGGAATGCCAAGGGCATTGTGTCCTGCTCAGGGGTCTTGGAGGTGGGCACCATGACTGAATACAAGATCCACCAGCGCTGGTTTGCAAAGCTGAAGCGCAAGGCTGCAGCAAAGATGCGGGAAATCGAGCAGAGCTGGAAGCATGGGAAGGAGGCTGTGGGCGAGGCTGATGCCCTGCGCAAACTCAGCCCTGACCGCTTCCAGCGAAAGCGGCGGCTGAGTGGGGCCGAGGTGCCTGTCCCCTTGGCCCCTGCCCGGGAAGTTGAGGACGGACCCCTGGTGGCTTGGCAGGAGGGAGAGACCGAGCCTGGTCAGCACCCAGGTTTGGGCCTGATCAACAGTTTTGCTTCTGGAGAGGTGACTACCAATGGGGAGGCTGCCCCTGAGAATGGGGAGGATGGAGAGCATGGCCTGTTGACTTACATCTGTGAGGCCATGGAGCTGGGGCCTCAGAGAGCTCCCAAAAAGGAGTCTGGggccaagaaaaagaagaaagacgtGGAACCTAAGCAAGGAGTGCGGAAGCCAGAGGTGGAGAAGGCAGCTCAAAGCCATCGTGCCTCGGAAAACCGTTTCCCCAGTTCAGACAAGCCTGACTCCCGTGGGACACAGGGGCCCCTGAACATGGAGCAGGTTCAGACCCGGCCCAGAGGCAGGGCTGCCCGGGGGCctggatcccctggagcagatgGCACCAGGAAGCCAGCCTCTGGTGCAGGCACTCCAGTCCAGGCCCAGAAGACCCAGGTCCCAGCCCCTGTCCCAGGCCCAGAGCCGGAAGTGTATTTCTCCCTGAAGGACATGTACCTGGAGAGCACCCGAGCAGATCAGCCCCAGGTGGAGACAGAGGCCCAGACCTCTCGGGGCAGGACACCTGGAGAGAGGCCCTCATGTCGGGAATCCAGCAAAGCTGGAGGTGAGAGGGGGTCTACTGCTCCCAGCCAGCCTGTGCCCACAGCCCCCCAGCCAACTGGGCCCTTCAACAGGAAGAGGTTTGCCCCTCCGAAGCTCAAAGGAGAGCCCACCGCCAGCAGCAAGCCTGATTCCTCCCCGAGTCAAGATCCGGAACCCGTGGCTCAGAGCTCGGGGAAGACTCCATCCCAGGCCTCTGCCCAAGCGCCCACACCCCCTGCGCGTCGGAGACACAGCACCCGGGACAGCCCCCTGCAGGGCCGAGCAGGCCCCAGCACTCCAGGCAAG GTCCAGGAGTCCCAGGCAACCATGGCTCCTGCATCGGCCAGCAGCAGCTCCGATCCAGTCTCTGCTGATCACAGCACCTCTAGAAGTCAGGGCATCATTGAGCCCATGAATGCAGAAACCCAGGAGGACAGGAAAATGTCTCCTGACCAGAAAACAGGAGGCAAAAAGAATACGGAGGTGGACAGGAAGATGCAAGTGGACGGGAGGATGCAGGGAGACCAAACAGAAGCCTCCCAGCGGACACAAGCAGATAGGATGACACAAGTGGATGTTGTGATGCAAGGAAGGGAGAggtcagagtcagacaggaattcCCAGGAGGATGTGATGGCACAAGGAAGGGTGGGGACGCAGGCAGAAGAAAGGACCCAGGAAGACAGATGGGTGCAGCAAGACAAGGGGACACAATCAGAGGGGAGCACTCCCTTGACCACAAAAGGTCGCTCAGAGAAGGCGTCCATGACCAGTCTCAGCCCACACTCCAGAGCCCCCAAACGCCCACCTTCGGAGAATCCTAGGTCTCCTCAGGTTATTGAAGGTTTTGGACAGAGCCAGGAAGAGTTCTCTGTCCCAGACAAACTGGGTTGTATCCTCACATCTGACCAGACACCAGGACCAGCCTCTGGGAACCAGGAGGAAGCTGTGCTGGGTCCCCTGGTGGGGGGCCTCGCTTCCAAGGCACAACTGCCTCCTAAGGGCCGTTCGGAGCAGGTGGGAGGAGAGCGCTCTGGAGGGCCGGAGTGGTCCGCTCCAGGGAGGGACAAACCAAGGGAGGGCCTGTTCCAGGGTCCGAGGGAGGAAGAGCTGGGAAGAGCACCACCTGCAGCTCTGGGTGGCCGTCCTCCAGGGGGTTTAGGCCCCGAGGGGCGccccctgccctctcctcctgAGGCTGGCCTGGCTCGTCATTCCCAGGAGGGTCTGCCCAGCACCCCAGCTTCTCAGCCCAGGAGTGCAGCTGCCTTCCCGCCCTCTGAGGACAAGACCTTGCTGAGCTCTGCCCCCTCACTGCACCTGGGGCCAGGGCCATCCAGCCAGAGTCACCCTCCAGAAACCGTGGCGGCAAACAGTGAGGGGGCCTGTGCCAAGGTGCCAGATGCAGACGAGAGGACTTCAGGTCCCCGGACCTGTGACCCTGGCCTCATAGACTCCCTGAAGAACTACTTGCTTCTGCTGCTAAAGCTGTCCAGCTCAGAAACAAGTGGAGGGGGCCCGGAGTCTCAGGGGGAAGCTGCCACTGGGGGTCCGGCacccctgcccaccctggcccccaCCATAGAAGTGGCCGGACTGAGTCCCCGAACGTCACGGCGCATCCTGGAGCGCGTGGAGAACAACCACCTGGTGCAGAGTGCACAGACCCTCCTGCTGAGTCCCTGCACCTCCCGCCGCCTCACTGGCCTCCTGGACCGTGAGGTGGAGGCTGGCCGGCAGGCCCTGGCTGCTGCCCGGCGCCCAGGCCCCAGCCCTCTCTCGGTCCCCGCCATCGTGGTTGGTGAGGAGGAGGGCCCTGGGCTGGCCTCAGGAGGATCCAGCGAGGGTGAGGGAGAGTTTCCCCTTGAGGGGCCTGTCCTCCTGGAGGCCTCCCGGGAAAGCAGCATGGGTGGGCTGCTTAGGGAGGAGGGTGGTGGGCAGGCAGCCCCCGGGCAGGGCCTGCTGTCAGCAGAGAGCAGAACCCAGGAGCCCTCCCCAGAGGAGGAGGCCCCGGGGGAGACGCTCCCCGCAGCGACGCCTGAGGAGCTGGCTCTGGGGGCCCGGAGGAAGAGATTTCTCCCCAAGGTAAAAGCCGCGGGAGACGGAGAGGCCGCCAAGCCCGAAGAAAGGGAGAGCCCCTCGGTCTCCCCCAGGGGGCCCAGGAAGGCCCTTGCACCTGGGTCCCCAGGGACTCCTGGGCGGGAAAGACGCTCCCCGACTCAAGGCAGAAAGGCAGGCATGCTGGAGGTGCCACGGGAAGAGGAGGAGTTGGCAACAGGAGACCCAGGCCCCAGCCCCAAAGCCAGCAGTCTAGATGCCGAGCTGGCCATGGAGGAAGGCAATCAGGATGCTCCGGCCAAGTCCAGGAAGGCCAAAGACCTGCTGAAAG CCCCACAGGTGATTCGGAAGATTCGGGTGGAGCAGTTTCCTGATGCCTCGGGCAGCCTGAAGCTCTGGTGCCAGTTCTTCAACATTCTTAGTGACTCCGTCCTGACGTGGGCCAAGGACCAGCGCCCAGTGGGCGAGGTGGGCAGGAG TGCCGGGGATGAGGGGCCCGCGGCCCTGGCCATCGTGCAGGCGTCCCCTGTGGACTGTGGCGTGTATCGATGCACCATCCACAACGAGCATGGCTCAGCCTCCACCGACTTCTGCCTCAGCCCTGAGG TGCTATCAGGATTCATCTCCAGAGAAGAAGGTCAAG TTGGAGAAGAGATTGAGATGACCCCCATGGTGTTCGCTAAGGGTCTGGCTGACTCTGGCTGCTGGGGGGACAAGCTCTTTGGCCGCCTGGTGAGCGAGGAACTTCGAGGGGGTGGACACGGTTGCAGCCTGAGGAAGGCCTCCCAGGCCAAGGTCATCTACGGGCTGGAACCCATCTTCGAGTCAGGCCGCACGTGCATCATCAAGGTGTCCAGCCTGCTTGTGTTCGGGCCCAGCAGCGAGACATCTCTCCTGGGCAGAAACTATGATGTCACCATCCAG GGGTGCAAGATCCAGAACATGAGCCGAGAGTACTGCAAAATCTTTGCGGCTGAAGCCCGGGCTGCTCCTGGCTTTGGAGAGGTGCCTGA GATCATCCCACTGTATCTGATCTATCGGCCTGCCAACAACATCCCCTATgccaccctggaggaggacctgggCCAGCCCCTAGAGTCCTACTGCTCCCGAGACTGGGGCTGTGCTGCGGCTCCTGCAGCGCCTAGCAGCTCTGAGGCCGTGTGGAAATGCCAGACCTTCCAGCACTGGCTCTATCTGTGGACGAACGGCAGCTTCCTTGTCACAGACCTGGCAG GGGTTAACTGGAAAATGACCGATGTGCAGATTGCTACCAAACTGCGAGG GTACCAAGGTCTCAAGGAGAGCTGTTTCCCCGCCCTGCTGGACCAGTTCGCCTCCTCCCACCAGTGCAACACCTTCTGTGAGATGCTGGGGCTAAAACCCCTCAAAGGCCCAGAGGCCACCCACCCTCAAGCCAAGGCCAAAGGCTCCAAGAGTCCATCTGCTGGCAGGAAGGGCCCCCAGCTGAGTCCTCAGCCCCAGAAGAAAGGCCCCCCAAGTCCCCAGGGCACCCGGAAGAGTGCCTCGGGCTCCAAAGCCACCCCTCAGGCCTCAGAGGTGGTCACCACCCAGTTATTGGGACAGCCTCCTACCCAAGAGGGGGGCTCCAAGACCCAGAGCATGCGGTAG